One Camelina sativa cultivar DH55 chromosome 3, Cs, whole genome shotgun sequence genomic window carries:
- the LOC104777316 gene encoding 50S ribosomal protein L11, chloroplastic, which yields MASSTLSTLCSSTSSSLHPNSKLSHSLSAKLSSKANVSVQFLGKKQSPLLSSSPRFLTVIAMAPPKPGGKAKKVVGVIKLALEAGKATPAPPVGPALGSKGVNIMAFCKDYNARTADKAGYIIPVEITVFDDKSFTFILKTPPASVLLLKAAGVEKGSKDPQQDKVGVITIDQLRTIAAEKLPDLNCTTIESAMRIIAGTAANMGIDIDPPVLEPKKKAVLL from the exons ATGGCGTCTTCTACTCTATCAACCCTTTGCAGCTCAACTTCGTCTTCTCTACATCCCAACTCTAAGCTCTCACATTCTCTTTCAGCTAAATTATCTTCTAAAGCAAATGTTTCGGTTCAGTTTCTGGGAAAGAAACAATCTCCACTTCTCTCTTCATCCCCGAGGTTTCTCACTGTTATCGCCATGGCTCCACCTAAACCCGGAGGCAAAGCTAAAAAAG TTGTGGGGGTTATTAAACTGGCTTTAGAGGCTGGGAAGGCAACTCCGGCGCCACCGGTTGGTCCAGCGCTTGGTTCGAAGGGAGTCAACATTATGGCTTTTTGCAAGGATTACAATGCAAGAACCGCTGATAAAGCTGGTTATATCATTCCTGTCGAAATCACTGTCTTCGAT GATAAGAGCTTCACGTTTATCCTCAAAACCCCACCTGCTTCGGTTTTGTTGCTTAAGGCTGCAG GTGTTGAGAAGGGATCAAAAGATCCACAGCAAGATAAAGTTGGGGTGATCACAATCGATCAGCTACGCACAATTGCAGCAGAGAAGCTGCCTGACCTGAACTGCACGACCATTGAATCCGCTATGAGAATCATTGCAGGAACTGCAGCTAACATGGGGATAGACATTGACCCTCCGGTTCTTGAACCCAAAAAGAAAGCAGTTTTGTTGTGA